The Micromonospora sp. WMMD961 genome has a segment encoding these proteins:
- a CDS encoding MFS transporter — protein MIHLASRVPDPAVRRLTGTLYGYALLSDLVLLYPLYVVFFADAGLSVGQISSLFVIWSAAGIVFEVPSGAWADVVSRRLLLCLAPLATAAGFALWVLVPSYPAFAIGFLLWGAGGALVSGALEALVWTELDRLGAVDRYTRVLGRSRTAGVLGVVVSGVLAGPVLAVGGYPAVGVASVLACLLATTVATRFPEHHAPAAARVPVAEPAMAARPVAAAPPRPGEPDTTPPASPHGGGDLGWWDTLRAGVSQVRTRPPVRSAVLLVAVVAADWGALDEYTPLPALDTGVGAQAVPLLLLLLWAGVTVGGLLAPAGERLGRRGYAALLGLVGVALAGGALLRRPAGFVLLAVAFGAAQLATVLADARLQARITGASRATVTSLAGMATDVLIIVTYAGYGLLATAAGNAVAFALTAGAYLVVALKLLTADGRPARRGAADDWESQ, from the coding sequence ATGATCCACCTCGCCTCGCGCGTGCCCGACCCGGCGGTCCGCCGGCTGACGGGCACCCTCTACGGGTACGCGCTCCTCAGTGACCTTGTCCTGCTCTACCCGCTGTACGTGGTGTTCTTCGCCGACGCCGGGCTGTCGGTCGGGCAGATCTCGTCGCTCTTCGTCATCTGGTCGGCCGCAGGCATCGTGTTCGAGGTGCCGTCCGGCGCGTGGGCCGACGTGGTGTCCCGCCGACTGCTGTTGTGCCTCGCCCCGCTGGCGACCGCCGCCGGGTTCGCGCTCTGGGTGCTGGTGCCGTCGTACCCGGCGTTCGCGATTGGGTTCCTGCTCTGGGGGGCCGGGGGAGCGTTGGTCTCCGGCGCGCTGGAGGCGCTGGTCTGGACCGAACTGGACCGGCTCGGCGCGGTCGACCGGTACACCCGGGTGCTCGGACGGTCCCGGACGGCGGGCGTGCTGGGCGTGGTGGTCTCCGGCGTGCTCGCCGGCCCGGTGCTCGCCGTCGGCGGCTACCCGGCGGTGGGCGTGGCCAGTGTGCTCGCCTGCCTGCTCGCCACGACCGTCGCCACCCGGTTCCCGGAGCACCACGCGCCGGCCGCCGCACGCGTTCCGGTCGCCGAGCCGGCGATGGCGGCTCGGCCGGTAGCTGCCGCACCGCCCCGGCCGGGCGAGCCCGACACCACCCCGCCCGCGAGCCCGCACGGCGGCGGTGACCTGGGCTGGTGGGACACGCTGCGGGCCGGGGTGTCGCAGGTCCGCACCCGTCCGCCGGTACGGTCCGCCGTGCTGCTGGTGGCCGTGGTCGCCGCCGACTGGGGCGCCCTGGACGAGTACACCCCGCTGCCCGCGCTGGACACCGGCGTCGGGGCGCAGGCCGTACCCCTGCTGCTCCTGCTGCTCTGGGCCGGGGTGACCGTCGGCGGGCTGCTCGCCCCGGCAGGGGAGCGGCTGGGCAGGCGAGGCTACGCGGCGCTGCTGGGGCTGGTCGGCGTCGCGCTGGCCGGCGGTGCCCTGCTCCGGCGCCCGGCGGGGTTCGTGCTGCTCGCGGTGGCCTTCGGCGCCGCGCAGTTGGCCACCGTGCTCGCCGACGCGCGGCTCCAGGCCCGGATCACCGGCGCCAGCCGCGCCACCGTGACGTCGCTGGCGGGGATGGCCACCGATGTGTTGATCATCGTGACGTACGCCGGTTACGGCCTGCTCGCCACGGCGGCCGGCAACGCGGTGGCGTTCGCGCTGACCGCCGGGGCGTACCTCGTGGTGGCGCTGAAGCTGCTGACCGCCGACGGCCGCCCGGCCCGCCGCGGAGCTGCTGACGACTGGGAGTCGCAGTGA
- a CDS encoding VOC family protein: MRMTFINLPVRDLTTAAEFYRALGFTGDQAEQDGGTRVLTISENTRLVLHLRSGFESYTGVAATDTETSREVVVGLSAQSREQVDELVDQAAVAGGQSLGPGMVNGPMYMRGFRDLDGHQWSFLHMAG, encoded by the coding sequence ATGAGGATGACCTTCATCAACCTGCCGGTGCGCGACCTGACCACCGCCGCAGAGTTCTACCGGGCGCTCGGCTTCACCGGCGACCAGGCCGAACAGGACGGCGGCACCAGGGTTCTCACCATCTCCGAGAACACCCGGCTGGTGCTGCACCTCCGCTCCGGCTTCGAGTCGTACACCGGGGTCGCCGCCACCGACACGGAGACGAGCCGGGAGGTCGTCGTCGGGCTGTCGGCGCAGAGCCGGGAGCAGGTCGACGAGCTGGTCGACCAGGCGGCGGTCGCCGGTGGTCAGTCGCTCGGGCCGGGGATGGTCAACGGGCCGATGTACATGCGCGGTTTCCGGGACCTCGACGGCCACCAGTGGTCGTTCCTGCACATGGCCGGCTGA
- a CDS encoding YchJ family protein, giving the protein MGKGAGRRRSNATTGRVCPCGSGRAYADCCAPAHAGDRPASTAEELMRSRFSAFALGDTGYLLRSWHSSTRPTSLELDPGQRWSRLEIVETERGGLLDNAGTVTFHAHYRDAGRPGTMTEHSRFVREDGRWVYVDGDQP; this is encoded by the coding sequence GTGGGTAAGGGTGCGGGACGTCGCCGGTCGAACGCGACGACGGGACGGGTCTGCCCGTGCGGCTCCGGCCGGGCGTACGCGGACTGCTGCGCACCGGCCCACGCCGGCGACAGACCGGCGTCGACCGCCGAGGAGTTGATGCGGTCCCGGTTCAGCGCCTTCGCCCTCGGCGACACCGGCTACCTGTTGCGAAGCTGGCACTCCTCGACCCGGCCCACCTCCCTGGAGCTGGACCCGGGGCAGCGGTGGTCCCGCCTGGAGATCGTGGAGACCGAGCGGGGCGGCCTGCTCGACAACGCCGGCACGGTGACGTTCCACGCCCACTACCGGGACGCCGGTCGGCCCGGCACGATGACCGAGCACAGCCGTTTCGTCCGCGAGGACGGCCGGTGGGTGTATGTCGACGGTGACCAGCCCTGA
- a CDS encoding MBL fold metallo-hydrolase, which produces MTRAPAVPLAPNVWRIPTVGRSAVNSYAFVDDDGSVTLVDCGLAKAPARIVRGLAAIGKVPADVTRIVLTHAHPDHAGGAAEMSRRTGAPVAAHVGDVPYAQEGRTPGSDPTVTGGRLFARVNSGRFPAVRVAQPLADGDVLDVGGGLRVVHTPGHSPGHVSLLHEPTRLLITGDALFNVLGVRYAPKVLCSNFRMTQQTAHVFGELEYDLAAFTHGPELTDKPRDRIRAFLSAHR; this is translated from the coding sequence ATGACGCGAGCCCCTGCGGTGCCACTGGCCCCGAACGTCTGGCGTATCCCCACGGTGGGCCGTTCGGCCGTCAACTCGTACGCCTTCGTCGACGACGACGGCAGCGTCACGCTTGTCGACTGCGGCCTGGCCAAGGCGCCCGCCCGGATCGTGCGTGGGCTCGCGGCGATCGGAAAGGTGCCGGCCGACGTCACCCGGATCGTGCTCACCCACGCACACCCCGACCACGCCGGCGGCGCGGCGGAGATGTCGCGGCGCACGGGCGCCCCGGTGGCGGCGCACGTCGGCGACGTGCCGTACGCGCAGGAGGGTCGGACGCCGGGCAGCGACCCGACGGTGACCGGCGGTCGGCTCTTCGCCCGGGTCAACAGCGGGCGGTTCCCGGCGGTGCGGGTGGCGCAGCCGCTGGCCGACGGCGACGTGCTCGACGTCGGCGGTGGCCTACGGGTGGTGCACACCCCCGGGCACTCGCCGGGCCACGTGTCGCTGCTGCACGAACCGACCCGACTGTTGATCACCGGAGACGCGCTGTTCAACGTGCTCGGGGTCCGCTACGCACCGAAGGTGCTGTGCAGCAACTTCCGGATGACCCAGCAGACCGCCCACGTCTTCGGTGAGTTGGAGTACGACCTGGCCGCCTTCACCCACGGCCCGGAGTTGACCGACAAACCCCGCGACCGCATCCGCGCCTTCCTCTCCGCGCACCGTTGA
- a CDS encoding magnesium and cobalt transport protein CorA — MDQRPVRDRAGRGVRALARRLLGRVEDDSPNPRRSNPDAVVDCAVYVNGRREPGRPHYADAYARARHGRGAFVWLGLHDPGPAVLAAVGQTFGLDELTVEQALADGHRPTVQRHGSVTLLVLRTAGYVEHDELTDTSEVIDTGDVMVLLGDRFAITVRHGAAGALRSVRADIERRPALLAAGPWAVAYAVCARMVDSYLEVAGHVERDLERVEEAVFARDRRADIQHIYQLKREVVEFKRAVLPLQAPMRTLLEPEGPPRALHRWFVDVDGRLSRAVDRVAAYDDLLTSIVQSRLAQLAVEQNNDMRKIAAWAAIAATQTGIAGIYGMNFEHMPELAWRYGYAGAVTLMAAAALFLYRLFRRSGWL; from the coding sequence GTGGATCAGCGACCGGTACGGGACCGGGCCGGTCGAGGCGTACGCGCCCTGGCCCGTCGACTGCTCGGACGGGTCGAGGACGACTCCCCCAACCCCCGCCGGTCCAACCCGGACGCCGTGGTCGACTGCGCCGTCTACGTCAACGGCCGCCGCGAGCCCGGTCGACCGCACTACGCCGACGCGTACGCCCGGGCCCGGCACGGCCGCGGCGCCTTCGTGTGGCTGGGACTGCACGATCCGGGCCCGGCGGTGCTCGCGGCGGTCGGCCAGACCTTCGGCCTCGACGAGCTGACCGTCGAACAGGCGCTCGCCGACGGGCACCGTCCCACCGTGCAGCGCCACGGGTCGGTCACGCTGCTGGTCCTGCGCACCGCCGGGTACGTGGAGCACGACGAGCTCACCGACACCTCCGAGGTGATCGACACCGGGGACGTCATGGTGCTGCTCGGTGACCGCTTCGCCATCACGGTGCGGCACGGAGCCGCCGGGGCGCTGCGCAGCGTCCGCGCCGACATCGAGCGCCGCCCCGCGCTGCTGGCCGCCGGCCCGTGGGCGGTGGCGTACGCGGTCTGCGCCCGCATGGTCGACTCCTACCTGGAGGTGGCCGGGCACGTGGAACGGGACCTGGAGCGGGTCGAGGAGGCGGTGTTCGCCCGCGACCGCAGGGCCGACATCCAGCACATCTACCAGCTCAAACGGGAGGTGGTGGAGTTCAAGCGGGCGGTCCTGCCGTTGCAGGCGCCGATGCGTACGCTGCTCGAACCCGAGGGTCCGCCGCGCGCCCTGCACCGCTGGTTCGTCGACGTCGACGGTCGGTTGAGCCGGGCGGTGGATCGGGTGGCCGCGTACGACGACCTGCTCACCTCGATCGTCCAGTCGCGGCTGGCGCAGCTCGCCGTGGAGCAGAACAACGACATGCGCAAGATCGCCGCCTGGGCGGCCATCGCGGCCACCCAGACCGGCATCGCCGGGATCTACGGCATGAACTTCGAGCACATGCCCGAGCTGGCCTGGCGCTACGGCTACGCCGGGGCCGTCACCCTGATGGCGGCGGCGGCCCTGTTCCTGTACCGGCTGTTCCGCCGCTCCGGCTGGCTGTGA